GATGCCACGAGTGGTGTGACTTTAATAGTTGCGACAACGCCACTCGTTGGGGCTGCATTAACTACCGCGTCAGCTGAACCAACCGTAACGTTTCCTGCAACGATAATTGACGTCGACGTTGAGTCAGCAGCTGCAGCTGTTGCTACTGTTCCAACTGTTACAGTCCATGTAACTGCAGCAGCAACTGCTGTGCCGCCCCCGCCGGTAATGGCAGGCGTAGCTTTAATTACATAGGTTCCAGGAAGTGTGGTCGCTGGTAATCCAAGAGTATATGTTCCAGATACTAACGTATATACGGAGTACGAGGTTGCAGTATCAGCAAGTGTTCCAACTAGTCCTGACACTGATGTTGTTCCATTGGAGTCACTTCCAACAACTCTTGCAAGTGTTGGAACTGTTGAGTTTCCACTAGGTCCACTTATAAGTGCGACCGTTACTGTCATCGTGTCACCAGCTACACCGAGGTATGTCTGTGTCAACGTTGTTGAAGCGGCCACATTATTCGCGACCGATGTTGCAGTTGCTCCTAGAGCCAATGTGTCTGACTGTGGAGTGGCAGATGAAGGCGCCACTGACAGAAGACCAAAGCCCAAAGCAGCAACCGCTACAAGCGCTATGCGCTTGTAAGTTGTCTTTGTAGACATTTGTATCCTTTCGATTAGTCGGTCCTCGGACGATCCGAGAGCCGGCTTGGGATCAAAGTTTCTTCGTATTTCACGAAAGAAACTCTTTCACCCAGTTCGATGAATCGCACGTGCTGATTCATCAAATCCCACATTGAGTATCCGGACTCAATGTGGAAACTTATTTAGTTATTCACCTGCACGGCTTGCGCCAAGAAGGTGGTCTTGCCCGCATTCAGGAGAATGCGTGTCGTGATGGACTTTGGCGCATCGGCCAGGTCAAAGCCGCGGCCTCCAGTTGGGACCTGGAAAATTGATTCATTGAGATAACCAATTGTAAAGGTTGAAGTAATCATGTACTTACCATTTGATAAACGATCAATGGAAGAGTCATGTGACGTAATTTCCACTGAGTTCCAGTTACCGCCCCAACCAATACTAATGCTCTTGGCAGAATAGCGCGTACCTGTTCCATCAATAGTGATTACCTGGTCGATCAAAACGTTGGGACCAACCGAGCCAGTTATGAACTGGTTGTTAATAACAATTCCACCGGTTCCAACCGATGAAGTTCCTTTTGTTAGACGAGCAATACCTTCGATGTTCTTTGAATCAGTTACTGTGAAGGCAGTTGGTAGACCATCTTTATCTAGACCAAAGAATGAAAGTGCGGCGATCTTCATACTAAGGGCAGCGGTTTGTGCCCTCTTAGTAGCAGCTGCTGCAGCTATGGTCTTAGCGGCCTTTGCTTTAATGGTTGCAGCGGCCTTTGCTTTACCAGTTGAAACAGCAGATGCGATTGCAGTTGGTGATTGGCTCGCTGACTCCTGTGGAGAAGCTGGAGAAACTACTGCAATCTCTGGAGAGAGTATTGCAAGTGGTGATCCTTCATTTCCGGACATTGAGTTAAAGCCAAGGAAAGCAGTAATAACAAGGAGAAGTGAGAGTGCGGCCTTGCTGGACTTTTGAGCAATTTTCGCAGCTTTCTTGTAGGTCGTTGAAAGCGCGTTGAGTGCGGTTAATCCAGTTGCCTCGTCGATG
The sequence above is drawn from the Candidatus Planktophila sp. genome and encodes:
- a CDS encoding RNA polymerase sigma factor is translated as MALLKSKAAKAAAMTDATRLLNSVTATDSAFEVSATPGSTADWSISQLSAIYKEHRTQLVSQARRITRDEAEANEVVQEAFLKFMLASPELDSADRAIAYLRTSVTNLSLNVIRARGARPNLVAIDANTTQERLNEIASENHVDLDTTIAAAEDAAVIREALSRLTSDQRTALVMWEMEGRSTQEIATALNTSPANVRHILIRARKSMVRVLEDWVIDEATGLTALNALSTTYKKAAKIAQKSSKAALSLLLVITAFLGFNSMSGNEGSPLAILSPEIAVVSPASPQESASQSPTAIASAVSTGKAKAAATIKAKAAKTIAAAAATKRAQTAALSMKIAALSFFGLDKDGLPTAFTVTDSKNIEGIARLTKGTSSVGTGGIVINNQFITGSVGPNVLIDQVITIDGTGTRYSAKSISIGWGGNWNSVEITSHDSSIDRLSNGKYMITSTFTIGYLNESIFQVPTGGRGFDLADAPKSITTRILLNAGKTTFLAQAVQVNN